In Bacteroides coprosuis DSM 18011, the following are encoded in one genomic region:
- a CDS encoding hypothetical protein (KEGG: bvu:BVU_1702 hypothetical protein~SPTR: Putative uncharacterized protein;~IMG reference gene:2504107173) has product MKKMKQLFGLKSALVAILMIGAFVACSDSNDDSTIEPGPETKPTDPKVEYIGNVAHSKGILFSEGTQLGNGDQNFVFTGKETLKKGVYHLKGWVYVGEGAELTIEPGTIIKGDKQTKAALIVERGGKLFAQGNVKEPIIFTSEEAAGQRKPGDWGGVIVCGKAKNNQGSMKVEGGPRSEHGGDNDADNSGVLSYIRIEFAGYPFEKDKEINGLTLGSVGRETKLDHIQVSYSNDDSFEWFGGSVNGKYLIAYNGWDDDFDTDNGFSGHIQFGLVVRDPRIADVSQSNAFESDNAADGAEISPFTNTIFSNITVIGPATAKNRAAGFQNTSDYINGGQLNPNNGAGMGKFQAAMHIRRNSRLACHNSVFVGFPIGLILDGEKGNTVQQAKEGKINLKNLYFASMDVTGTDANKQYIDMLGTYENGKITYDETKPSFSTTYFNSISSNKMVEEDQLGLTSGRIDVGQNYIPKAGSVLLKGADFSSIQSNFISPVNYIGAFSGSDDNWMDEWTNFDPQNTNY; this is encoded by the coding sequence ATGAAAAAAATGAAACAATTATTCGGTTTAAAATCAGCCTTAGTAGCTATTTTAATGATTGGTGCATTTGTCGCTTGTTCAGATAGCAACGATGATAGTACCATAGAACCTGGTCCAGAAACTAAACCTACAGATCCAAAGGTAGAATATATAGGTAATGTTGCTCATAGTAAGGGTATTCTTTTTAGTGAAGGGACTCAACTCGGTAATGGGGATCAAAACTTTGTATTTACCGGTAAAGAAACACTAAAAAAAGGTGTGTATCACTTAAAAGGTTGGGTATATGTGGGCGAAGGAGCCGAACTAACCATTGAGCCAGGTACCATTATAAAAGGGGATAAGCAAACTAAAGCGGCTCTTATTGTAGAAAGAGGAGGTAAGCTATTTGCTCAAGGTAATGTTAAAGAACCCATTATTTTTACTTCTGAAGAGGCTGCTGGTCAGCGTAAGCCAGGCGACTGGGGTGGAGTGATTGTTTGTGGTAAAGCGAAGAACAATCAAGGAAGTATGAAGGTTGAGGGTGGTCCCCGCTCCGAACACGGTGGTGATAATGATGCAGATAATTCGGGTGTCTTGAGTTATATCCGTATCGAATTTGCAGGTTACCCTTTTGAAAAAGATAAAGAAATCAATGGGCTAACTTTAGGTTCTGTTGGTAGAGAAACGAAACTAGATCACATCCAAGTATCTTATTCTAATGATGATTCATTTGAGTGGTTTGGTGGTTCTGTTAATGGTAAATATTTAATTGCTTATAATGGATGGGACGATGATTTCGATACAGACAATGGTTTCAGTGGACATATTCAGTTTGGTTTAGTGGTAAGAGATCCTCGTATTGCAGACGTATCTCAATCGAATGCATTTGAATCAGATAACGCTGCAGACGGAGCTGAAATCTCTCCTTTTACCAATACAATCTTTAGTAACATTACAGTAATTGGTCCAGCTACTGCTAAAAACAGAGCAGCAGGATTCCAAAACACATCCGACTATATCAATGGCGGTCAGCTCAATCCAAACAACGGTGCTGGTATGGGTAAATTCCAAGCTGCCATGCACATTCGTAGAAACAGTCGTTTGGCTTGTCATAACTCGGTGTTTGTAGGATTCCCTATCGGTTTAATATTAGATGGAGAAAAAGGAAATACAGTTCAACAAGCTAAAGAGGGTAAGATAAACTTGAAAAACCTTTATTTCGCAAGTATGGACGTTACAGGAACAGATGCCAACAAGCAATACATAGATATGCTTGGTACTTATGAGAATGGTAAAATCACCTATGATGAAACAAAACCATCTTTCTCTACCACATACTTCAACTCTATCTCTTCTAACAAAATGGTTGAAGAAGATCAGCTAGGTTTAACTAGTGGGCGTATAGATGTAGGTCAAAACTACATACCCAAAGCAGGAAGTGTCTTGCTAAAAGGAGCCGATTTTAGTTCGATACAGAGTAACTTCATATCCCCCGTTAACTATATTGGAGCTTTCTCTGGTTCAGATGATAATTGGATGGATGAATGGACTAATTTCGATCCGCAAAACACAAACTATTAG
- a CDS encoding hypothetical protein (KEGG: nam:NAMH_1190 hypothetical protein~SPTR: Putative uncharacterized protein;~IMG reference gene:2504107176), with the protein MKLLNQFKTLLLLGFGVIAFSSCLDSDNDDNYWNDNFLDRLNGRWKVDLSVAQPAEESENPESAAWYYVFDKNHNDYKFTYGKSAHPGMRGELVQHVISSYSPLNGGLFGWRLYSYDKDYQAADESGSSVFNHRILRFTGDQLQLREFDFDSQGYDYTLIREDLKADLGSIEGTWEEVKAVPTENEPTVNTSYSFLENNLGKKTISEQMGEEVKQDVKDFYYYYNNKLGILEIYFDKKEITPIKDRVSEAYIIVALQDGLLKLQGNLSQKSLKKVIENKE; encoded by the coding sequence ATGAAATTACTTAATCAATTCAAAACTCTTTTACTGCTTGGCTTCGGAGTCATAGCCTTTAGCAGTTGCTTAGATAGCGATAATGACGACAATTACTGGAATGATAATTTTCTGGATCGCTTAAATGGTCGTTGGAAAGTAGATCTATCTGTTGCGCAACCAGCTGAAGAATCGGAAAATCCTGAATCTGCTGCATGGTACTATGTATTCGATAAAAATCACAACGATTACAAGTTTACTTACGGAAAATCTGCCCATCCCGGTATGCGTGGAGAACTCGTACAACACGTTATATCTAGCTATTCTCCTTTAAATGGAGGTTTATTTGGATGGAGACTTTATTCCTACGATAAAGATTATCAAGCAGCTGATGAAAGCGGATCTTCTGTTTTTAACCACAGAATTCTTCGATTTACAGGAGATCAATTACAACTTAGAGAATTCGATTTTGATAGTCAGGGATATGATTATACCCTCATTCGCGAAGATTTAAAGGCTGATTTGGGATCTATTGAGGGTACATGGGAAGAAGTAAAAGCTGTACCTACCGAAAATGAACCGACTGTTAATACCAGCTACTCATTCCTTGAAAACAATCTAGGAAAGAAAACAATTTCTGAGCAAATGGGAGAAGAGGTAAAACAAGATGTAAAAGACTTTTATTACTATTACAATAACAAGTTGGGCATCTTAGAAATCTACTTTGATAAAAAAGAAATCACACCTATAAAAGATAGAGTGAGTGAAGCATATATCATTGTTGCTCTTCAAGACGGTCTTTTAAAACTACAAGGAAACTTAAGTCAGAAAAGTTTAAAGAAAGTAATTGAAAATAAAGAGTAA
- a CDS encoding MIP family channel protein (COGs: COG0580 Glycerol uptake facilitator and related permease (Major Intrinsic Protein Family)~InterPro IPR012269:IPR000425~KEGG: bth:BT_4718 putative aquaporin~PFAM: Major intrinsic protein~SPTR: Aquaporin Z;~TIGRFAM: Aquaporin~IMG reference gene:2504107174~PFAM: Major intrinsic protein~TIGRFAM: MIP family channel proteins): protein MKKYLAEMIGTMVLVLMGCGAAVFAGAVQPFASVGTLGVALAFGLSVLAMVYTIGKISGCHINPAITLGMLVSKKISSKDATMYMLFQVIGAIIGSAILYVLAKDSGSTTTLTGANGYTSVLPAFVAETVFTFIFLLVVFGSTSKGADNKFAGIAIGLSLTLIHIVCIPITGTSVNPARSIAPAIFEMVQGNGAAMGQLWLFIVAPFLGAIIAAVVWKAIDTAKE, encoded by the coding sequence ATGAAAAAGTATTTAGCTGAAATGATTGGTACTATGGTACTTGTATTAATGGGGTGTGGAGCTGCTGTGTTTGCAGGAGCAGTACAGCCTTTTGCCTCTGTAGGTACACTAGGGGTGGCTTTAGCCTTTGGTCTATCTGTACTAGCTATGGTGTACACCATTGGGAAAATATCAGGATGTCATATTAATCCTGCAATAACACTGGGTATGCTTGTTTCTAAAAAGATTTCATCAAAAGATGCAACGATGTATATGCTGTTTCAAGTAATAGGAGCTATCATCGGTTCTGCTATTTTGTATGTGCTAGCTAAAGATTCAGGATCTACCACTACGCTCACTGGAGCCAATGGTTATACCTCTGTGTTACCAGCGTTTGTGGCCGAAACTGTATTTACCTTTATCTTCTTATTAGTCGTTTTCGGATCTACATCTAAGGGAGCAGATAACAAATTTGCAGGAATAGCTATTGGTTTAAGTTTGACGCTTATTCACATTGTATGTATTCCTATTACTGGAACCTCTGTAAATCCAGCAAGAAGTATAGCACCTGCTATTTTTGAAATGGTACAAGGTAATGGGGCAGCTATGGGCCAATTGTGGTTATTCATTGTAGCACCATTTTTAGGAGCTATTATTGCTGCTGTGGTGTGGAAAGCTATTGATACAGCCAAAGAATAA
- a CDS encoding hypothetical protein (KEGG: bfs:BF2588 hypothetical protein~SPTR: Putative uncharacterized protein;~IMG reference gene:2504107180~TIGRFAM: uncharacterized protein TIGR03905) yields MKHIYKTKGTCSSQIELDVVDGKVEDVAFTGGCNGNLQGLSSLIKGLPVAEVCSRLEGIKCGRRETSCPDQLCKAIHEMGF; encoded by the coding sequence ATGAAACACATTTACAAAACAAAGGGAACTTGCAGTTCTCAAATCGAACTCGATGTCGTAGATGGAAAAGTGGAGGATGTGGCTTTTACGGGTGGTTGTAATGGAAACCTACAAGGATTGTCTTCTTTGATAAAGGGTTTGCCGGTAGCCGAGGTATGTTCTAGGCTTGAAGGTATAAAATGTGGAAGAAGAGAAACTTCTTGCCCCGACCAGCTTTGTAAAGCAATTCACGAAATGGGTTTTTAA
- a CDS encoding exodeoxyribonuclease III Xth (COGs: COG0708 Exonuclease III~InterPro IPR000097:IPR004808:IPR005135~KEGG: bth:BT_0630 exodeoxyribonuclease~PFAM: Endonuclease/exonuclease/phosphatase~PRIAM: Exodeoxyribonuclease III~SPTR: Exodeoxyribonuclease;~TIGRFAM: Exodeoxyribonuclease III xth; AP endonuclease, family 1~IMG reference gene:2504107181~PFAM: Endonuclease/Exonuclease/phosphatase family~TIGRFAM: exodeoxyribonuclease III; exodeoxyribonuclease III (xth)): protein MKIVTYNVNGLRAATTKGLPEWLAETNPDVVCIQETKLQPDQYPAEPYEALGYKSYLYSAQKKGYSGVAILTKVEPDHVEYGMGIEAYDNEGRFIRADFGDLSVVSVYHPSGTSGDARQDFKMQWLSDFQNYVLELRKTRPNLILCGDYNICHEEIDIHDPKGNAKNSGFLPEERAWMTSFLDTGFSDSFRRFHAETQKYTWWSYRFKARSKNKGWRIDYCMVSDEAKDRVVDAWIDNDAVHSDHCPTGILVK from the coding sequence ATGAAAATTGTAACGTATAATGTCAATGGGCTGAGAGCCGCAACAACAAAAGGATTGCCCGAATGGCTCGCCGAAACGAATCCCGATGTAGTATGTATTCAAGAAACAAAACTGCAACCCGATCAGTACCCAGCCGAACCTTATGAGGCTTTGGGGTATAAATCTTATTTATATTCAGCACAAAAGAAAGGTTATAGTGGGGTGGCTATTTTAACCAAAGTAGAACCCGATCATGTGGAATATGGTATGGGTATTGAAGCATACGATAATGAAGGACGCTTTATTCGTGCAGATTTTGGCGACTTATCGGTGGTTAGTGTTTATCATCCTTCGGGAACATCGGGTGATGCCCGTCAAGATTTCAAAATGCAATGGTTGAGTGATTTCCAAAATTATGTATTAGAATTAAGAAAGACACGTCCTAACCTCATTCTTTGCGGCGACTATAACATCTGTCATGAAGAAATAGATATTCACGACCCCAAAGGGAATGCTAAGAATAGTGGGTTCTTACCCGAAGAAAGAGCGTGGATGACGAGCTTTCTAGATACAGGATTCTCCGATTCGTTTAGACGATTTCATGCTGAAACTCAAAAATATACTTGGTGGAGCTATCGTTTTAAAGCACGCTCAAAGAATAAGGGTTGGAGAATCGACTATTGTATGGTAAGTGATGAGGCTAAAGATAGAGTGGTAGATGCCTGGATTGATAACGATGCAGTGCATTCAGACCATTGTCCTACAGGTATATTGGTAAAATAG
- a CDS encoding GTP-binding protein lepA (COGs: COG0481 Membrane GTPase LepA~HAMAP: GTP-binding protein LepA~InterProIPR005225:IPR006297:IPR000795:IPR004161:IPR 000640:IPR013842~KEGG: bth:BT_0632 GTP-binding protein LepA~PFAM: GTP-binding protein LepA, C-terminal; Protein synthesis factor, GTP-binding; Translation elongation factor EFTu/EF1A, domain 2; Translation elongation factor EFG/EF2, C-terminal~SPTR: GTP-binding protein lepA;~TIGRFAM: GTP-binding protein LepA; Small GTP-binding protein~IMG reference gene:2504107183~PFAM: Elongation factor Tu domain 2; Elongation factor G C-terminus; GTP-binding protein LepA C-terminus; Elongation factor Tu GTP binding domain~TIGRFAM: GTP-binding protein LepA; small GTP-binding protein domain), which translates to MKNIRNFCIIAHIDHGKSTLADRLLEFTKTVQVTGGQMLDNMDLEKERGITIKSHAIQMEHEYKGEKYVLNLIDTPGHVDFSYEVSRSIAACEGALLIVDATQGVQAQTISNLYMAIDHDLEIIPIVNKCDMDSAMPEEVEDEIIDLLGCERSEIIRASGKTGLGVEEILSAVIERVPHPVGDEEAPLQALIFDSVYNTFRGVIAYFKIVNGVLRSGDEVKFFNTGKEYEADEIGVLKMDLSPRKELRTGDVGYIISGIKTSKEVKVGDTITHIDRPCSKAISGFEEVKPMVFAGVYPIDASDFEDLRSSLEKLQLNDASLTFQPESSLALGFGFRCGFLGLLHMEIIQERLDREFDMDVITTVPNVSYRIYDKQGGMTEVHNPGGMPEPTLIERIEEPFISASIITDTSFIGPIMTLCLGKRGELEKQNYISGNRVEIQFKMPLGEIVIDFYDKLKSISKGYASFDYHQDSYRPSKLVKLDILLNGESVDALSTLTHVDNAYDMGRRMCEKLKELIPRQQFDIAIQAAIGAKIIARETIKAVRKDVTAKCYGGDISRKRKLLEKQKKGKKRMKQIGNVEVPQKAFLAVLKLD; encoded by the coding sequence ATGAAGAATATACGAAACTTTTGCATTATAGCTCATATTGACCACGGTAAATCAACTTTAGCCGACCGTTTACTTGAATTTACAAAAACTGTACAAGTAACAGGTGGACAAATGCTTGATAATATGGATCTTGAAAAAGAGCGAGGCATTACTATTAAAAGTCATGCCATCCAGATGGAACATGAGTATAAAGGTGAAAAGTATGTTCTGAACTTAATTGATACTCCAGGGCACGTGGATTTCTCTTACGAGGTTTCTCGCTCCATAGCTGCTTGTGAAGGAGCATTGCTAATCGTGGATGCTACACAAGGAGTGCAGGCTCAGACCATATCCAACTTATACATGGCAATTGATCATGATTTAGAAATCATTCCTATCGTAAATAAATGCGATATGGACAGTGCCATGCCCGAAGAAGTTGAAGATGAAATTATTGATTTGTTAGGCTGCGAGAGAAGCGAGATTATTCGTGCTTCGGGAAAGACAGGTTTGGGAGTGGAAGAGATACTTTCAGCAGTAATCGAAAGAGTACCACATCCAGTAGGAGATGAGGAAGCTCCATTGCAAGCATTAATCTTCGACTCTGTGTATAACACTTTCCGTGGAGTTATCGCTTATTTTAAAATTGTTAATGGTGTCTTACGTTCTGGTGACGAAGTGAAATTCTTTAATACAGGAAAAGAATACGAAGCCGATGAAATCGGGGTATTAAAGATGGATTTATCTCCAAGAAAAGAACTTCGCACGGGCGACGTGGGATATATTATATCTGGTATTAAAACCTCGAAAGAGGTAAAGGTAGGGGATACCATTACGCATATAGATAGACCTTGTTCTAAAGCTATATCGGGCTTTGAAGAGGTTAAACCTATGGTGTTTGCTGGTGTTTACCCTATTGATGCAAGTGATTTCGAAGACCTTCGTTCATCACTTGAAAAATTACAGCTAAATGATGCCTCATTAACCTTTCAGCCCGAGTCTTCTCTAGCTCTTGGTTTTGGTTTCCGTTGCGGATTCTTAGGACTTCTACACATGGAGATTATCCAAGAAAGATTAGATCGTGAGTTTGATATGGATGTGATTACAACCGTCCCCAACGTTTCTTATCGCATCTATGACAAGCAAGGAGGTATGACTGAGGTACACAACCCAGGCGGAATGCCCGAACCAACACTTATAGAACGAATCGAAGAACCTTTTATTTCGGCTAGTATCATTACTGATACTTCATTCATAGGACCTATTATGACTCTATGCTTGGGGAAACGTGGTGAATTAGAGAAACAGAACTACATCTCAGGAAATCGTGTTGAAATTCAATTTAAAATGCCTCTTGGCGAGATTGTAATCGACTTCTACGATAAATTGAAAAGTATTTCAAAAGGTTATGCTTCTTTTGATTACCATCAAGATAGCTATCGCCCTTCAAAGCTAGTTAAACTAGATATACTATTGAATGGGGAGTCTGTGGATGCGTTATCTACCCTAACGCACGTGGACAATGCTTACGACATGGGACGCAGAATGTGCGAAAAGCTGAAGGAGCTGATTCCTAGACAACAATTTGACATCGCTATCCAAGCGGCTATCGGTGCTAAGATTATCGCTCGTGAAACTATTAAGGCTGTGCGTAAAGATGTAACAGCAAAATGTTATGGGGGTGATATCAGCCGTAAACGTAAACTTCTAGAAAAACAGAAGAAGGGTAAGAAGCGTATGAAGCAGATTGGTAATGTGGAGGTTCCTCAGAAAGCCTTTTTAGCTGTACTTAAATTAGATTAG
- a CDS encoding hypothetical protein (KEGG: amd:AMED_0667 hypothetical protein~SPTR: Putative uncharacterized protein;~IMG reference gene:2504107178) → MSHVLLFLGALLLIATLGIHTAIISGNRVKKPRYTRKPSLMLLPWLCGLILPIFAWTQLTNIPWGWLLLLNFVLVFFGSPILAYLIILIGRRKRKKMSRKLVTTLALGIVFLVIGSILHG, encoded by the coding sequence ATGTCACACGTTTTACTCTTTCTGGGAGCCCTATTATTAATTGCAACCTTAGGGATACATACCGCCATAATAAGCGGAAATCGCGTTAAAAAACCACGTTACACTCGTAAACCTTCTTTAATGCTACTTCCTTGGTTGTGTGGTTTAATTCTGCCCATCTTTGCCTGGACACAACTTACCAATATTCCATGGGGTTGGCTGTTATTACTCAATTTTGTCTTGGTGTTTTTTGGGTCGCCTATCCTTGCTTATTTAATCATACTGATAGGCAGAAGAAAAAGAAAGAAGATGAGTAGAAAACTAGTTACTACCCTAGCATTAGGCATCGTATTCCTTGTTATAGGTAGTATTTTGCACGGATAA
- a CDS encoding hypothetical protein (KEGG: cpc:Cpar_0600 hypothetical protein~SPTR: Putative uncharacterized protein;~IMG reference gene:2504107175) — protein MEFLSLIVAFSALGFAVFTFSVHTRALSNLRRKVDELELGIGDQGLFAKKKAFLVAVVSKTHDANKVQLSIRNDGLAIARNISFKFIHPQTSQDISETFRITTISSPVINPKEYIVMNITFSPDTPNISQLVMLWDDDYQEVNRRKQLIKLR, from the coding sequence ATGGAATTTTTAAGCTTAATAGTTGCCTTCTCTGCCCTTGGGTTTGCTGTATTTACCTTTAGCGTACATACGAGAGCTTTAAGTAATCTAAGGAGAAAGGTGGATGAATTGGAACTAGGAATAGGTGATCAAGGTCTTTTTGCAAAGAAAAAAGCCTTCCTAGTGGCTGTAGTTAGCAAAACACACGATGCCAATAAGGTACAACTCAGCATACGAAACGATGGATTGGCAATCGCTAGAAACATCAGCTTTAAATTTATTCACCCTCAAACGAGTCAAGATATCAGTGAAACTTTCAGAATCACTACTATATCTAGTCCTGTAATCAACCCCAAGGAGTATATTGTAATGAATATAACTTTCTCGCCTGATACACCCAACATCTCTCAGCTCGTAATGCTATGGGATGATGATTATCAAGAAGTAAATAGAAGAAAGCAGCTCATTAAACTTCGTTGA
- a CDS encoding hypothetical protein (KEGG: ptm:GSPATT00023068001 hypothetical protein~SPTR: Chromosome undetermined scaffold_77, whole genome shotgun sequence;~IMG reference gene:2504107179), which yields MFWTILIFVVSIAIISIFTAIQKKEETLSAQTLQDRFSVMIDMLNSFAFDGKATIGTISEHSFNLYRPDEHQVINFSYHKGTLTITWRYPYHEKEIIHSLNLPKARYISFFQQEKLVDRFIDEMIGIVQDYKYKILNNFNH from the coding sequence ATGTTTTGGACTATTCTTATTTTTGTAGTAAGTATAGCAATCATCTCTATTTTTACTGCAATACAAAAAAAGGAAGAAACGCTTAGTGCTCAAACACTACAAGATCGCTTCTCTGTGATGATAGATATGCTCAATAGCTTCGCTTTTGATGGTAAGGCAACTATCGGAACTATTTCAGAGCATAGTTTTAATTTGTACAGACCAGATGAACATCAAGTCATCAATTTTAGTTATCATAAAGGTACCCTGACTATTACTTGGAGATACCCTTACCATGAGAAAGAAATCATTCACAGCCTCAACTTACCTAAGGCTCGCTATATTTCTTTCTTTCAACAAGAAAAACTGGTAGATCGATTTATAGATGAAATGATTGGTATTGTACAGGATTATAAGTACAAAATACTTAATAATTTTAATCACTAA
- a CDS encoding C_GCAxxG_C_C family protein (InterPro IPR010181~KEGG: bfs:BF2583 hypothetical protein~PFAM: CGCAxxGCC motif~SPTR: Putative uncharacterized protein;~TIGRFAM: CGCAxxGCC motif~IMG reference gene:2504107182~PFAM: Putative redox-active protein (C_GCAxxG_C_C)~TIGRFAM: C_GCAxxG_C_C family probable redox protein): protein MNNTKETLQLRVQKAEELFKSGYNCSQAVVTAFADMYGFTDEQALRMASSFGGGIGRMRETCGAACGLFMLAGLQTGSTDAKDRAGKSANYALVQELAEKFKKINGSINCGELLGLRKQAKLNPEASERTDAYYAKRPCAKMVESAAQLWVDYLTETEEK from the coding sequence ATGAACAATACAAAAGAAACACTCCAGCTACGAGTACAAAAAGCAGAAGAATTATTTAAAAGTGGATACAACTGTTCCCAAGCTGTAGTAACAGCATTTGCCGATATGTATGGCTTCACAGATGAACAAGCTTTACGAATGGCTTCCTCTTTTGGAGGAGGTATAGGGCGTATGCGCGAAACTTGTGGTGCTGCCTGCGGCTTATTTATGTTGGCAGGACTACAAACAGGCTCTACCGATGCCAAAGATAGGGCAGGAAAATCTGCCAATTATGCCTTGGTACAAGAATTAGCCGAAAAATTTAAAAAGATTAATGGCTCTATAAACTGTGGCGAGTTGTTGGGCTTAAGAAAACAAGCCAAATTAAACCCAGAAGCATCCGAAAGAACCGATGCTTATTATGCCAAAAGACCTTGTGCTAAAATGGTTGAATCTGCTGCTCAGTTATGGGTGGACTATTTGACTGAAACGGAGGAGAAATAG
- a CDS encoding transcription activator effector binding protein (COGs: COG3708 conserved hypothetical protein~InterPro IPR010499~KEGG: coc:Coch_1918 transcription activator effector binding~PFAM: Bacterial transcription activator, effector binding~SMART: Bacterial transcription activator, effector binding~SPTR: Transcription activator effector binding;~IMG reference gene:2504107177~PFAM: Bacterial transcription activator, effector binding domain), producing the protein MKDMFKFIGISVRTSNVNNKAEDDLTKLWTRFFEDDILHKIPHKVNTDVYAIYTDYESDYKGEYTCFIGCRVKVMESIPSGMIGKEFPAQPHKLFVAKGALPKAVETTWQEIWAQDKYLERSYTYDVEVYGPDSQKGDNSKVDIYIGVK; encoded by the coding sequence ATGAAAGATATGTTTAAATTTATAGGAATCTCCGTACGTACGAGCAATGTAAATAATAAAGCGGAAGACGATTTAACGAAGTTGTGGACTCGTTTTTTTGAAGACGATATTTTACACAAAATTCCACATAAGGTAAACACGGATGTGTATGCCATTTATACGGATTATGAATCCGATTATAAAGGAGAATATACTTGCTTTATTGGGTGTAGGGTGAAAGTGATGGAATCTATTCCGAGTGGAATGATAGGGAAGGAATTTCCTGCTCAGCCCCATAAGTTGTTTGTGGCAAAGGGTGCTTTGCCCAAAGCTGTAGAAACCACCTGGCAAGAGATATGGGCACAAGATAAATACCTAGAGAGGAGTTACACGTATGATGTAGAGGTGTATGGACCCGATTCTCAAAAAGGAGATAACTCCAAAGTGGATATTTATATAGGAGTAAAATAA